From the Arthrobacter sp. PM3 genome, one window contains:
- a CDS encoding flagellar basal body protein, which translates to MLESVTSAALASAMDGLALRQRTIANNIANVNTPNYHAKRVSFEEALAASVQNGDGHVQATTAESLEPTQLNGNNVNLDTETLSNIDTVLRFQFAARAVNSEFTAVRSALRTS; encoded by the coding sequence GTGCTCGAATCCGTGACTTCCGCCGCCCTGGCCAGCGCCATGGACGGGCTGGCACTGCGCCAGCGGACCATTGCGAACAACATCGCGAACGTCAACACGCCGAATTACCACGCGAAGCGGGTCAGCTTCGAGGAGGCCCTCGCGGCATCGGTGCAGAACGGCGACGGCCACGTCCAGGCAACAACGGCGGAATCGCTTGAACCGACGCAGCTGAACGGCAACAACGTCAACCTGGACACCGAGACCCTGTCCAACATCGACACCGTGCTGCGCTTCCAGTTCGCCGCCCGCGCCGTCAACTCCGAGTTCACCGCCGTCCGTTCCGCCCTGAGGACCAGCTGA
- a CDS encoding flagellar basal body rod protein FlgC, translated as MTFDVIGIAGSALTVHRKWLDAVSDNLANMNNASATSGPAFQARYVEAAEGSEGSGVYVKGTALGSAEGRIVYQPDHPLADANGNVKYPDIDMAEQMGALIIAQRGYQANAQVVDRARETYMAALEIGRS; from the coding sequence ATGACCTTCGACGTGATCGGCATCGCCGGCTCCGCCCTTACCGTCCACCGTAAGTGGCTCGACGCGGTCTCCGACAACCTGGCCAACATGAACAACGCATCTGCCACGTCCGGCCCGGCCTTCCAGGCCCGGTACGTCGAGGCGGCCGAAGGCTCGGAAGGCTCCGGCGTGTACGTCAAGGGCACCGCCCTGGGCAGCGCCGAAGGCAGGATCGTCTACCAGCCGGACCACCCGCTCGCGGACGCCAACGGCAACGTCAAGTACCCGGACATCGACATGGCCGAGCAGATGGGCGCGCTGATCATCGCCCAGCGCGGCTACCAGGCCAACGCCCAGGTCGTGGACCGGGCCCGCGAAACCTACATGGCTGCCCTCGAGATTGGACGCTCCTGA
- the fliE gene encoding flagellar hook-basal body complex protein FliE, with translation MTVSPIAPVQGVLPTSYVAGAAPAAGTDGSAFATSLTGAVDNLQQLQSTSKDLAVTAVTGNLDDIHNATLAATRAQVTLELMATVRNKGVDAFNEIMRMQA, from the coding sequence ATGACTGTTTCCCCCATCGCCCCGGTCCAGGGTGTCCTGCCCACCAGCTACGTTGCCGGAGCGGCCCCCGCCGCCGGTACGGACGGCTCGGCCTTCGCAACCTCGCTCACCGGCGCGGTGGACAACCTCCAGCAGCTGCAGTCGACGTCGAAAGACCTCGCCGTTACCGCCGTCACCGGCAACCTGGATGACATCCACAACGCCACGCTCGCCGCGACCCGCGCCCAGGTCACGCTCGAGCTCATGGCCACCGTGCGGAACAAGGGCGTAGACGCGTTCAACGAGATCATGAGGATGCAGGCCTGA